One genomic window of Hydra vulgaris chromosome 03, alternate assembly HydraT2T_AEP includes the following:
- the LOC136078167 gene encoding uncharacterized protein LOC136078167 — protein sequence MSRYGDQHDNNLSNLVCLGVDGKDDKNVLQFKDVIENGETCLSRVTEKEHHLTFTNENSFKNGSYLSHKNLPSNGATGLLQSEVVYNVLKEYDSLNSVQALLLDNTNVNTGFKTGVVACLEKKLERKIHLIGCTLHHNELPFRKVFKIVDGSSKCPNKFSGPIGKQVSIDFHLNPQVKFTKIDTPVEILNIPIEVINDLSC from the coding sequence ATGTCAAGATATGGTGATCAGcatgataataatttaagtaactTGGTGTGTTTGGGTGTTGATGGTAAAGATGATAAAAATGTTCTTCAGTTTAAGGATGTCATTGAAAATGGAGAAACTTGCTTGTCGAGAGTTACTGAAAAAGAacatcatttaacttttactaatgaaaatagttttaaaaatggttcaTATCTCTCTCATAAAAATCTTCCATCAAATGGTGCAACTGGTTTACTTCAAAGTGAAGTTGTATATAATGTTCTGAAAGAGTATGATAGTTTAAATTCAGTACAAGCTCTTCTTCTTGATAATACAAATGTCAACACAGGTTTCAAAACTGGAGTTGTTGCATGTTTAGAAAagaaattagaaagaaaaatacaCCTTATCGGATGTACTTTGCATCACAATGAACTTCCATTTCGAAAAGTATTCAAAATAGTTGATGGCAGTTCGAAGTGTCCAAATAAATTTTCAGGACCTATTGGAAAGCAAGTTTCTATAGATTTCCATCTTAACCCACAAGTGAAGTTTACCAAAATTGATACTCCAGTGGAGATACTAAATATTCCCATTGAAGTAATTAATGATTTAAGTTGTTAA